CTTTGCCGTTCTCGGCGACGAAAACGGTGTGGCCCTCGTCCCGGCCGCAAAACAGCAAGCCCTCTCTGACGCGTGCCCTCGTGCGTTCGGGCGTTTCGCTGAGAACATGTGGGCAAGCGTCGCCGCGCAGGATGCGGGCGATGGCCGCGGCGTCGCCGGCGCGCGCGGGCCGGATGAAACCGCCGGCCTCTGCTGAGCAGGCCATCAGAGGACGTGAACCCCCGGCTCGAGGCCTACCCGCGCGTCCCCGCCGCTCTCGCGGCGCCAGGCATAGGCCATGCTCGGGGCGTTGTAGGCGGCGCAGAGCCTGCCCTCGGCCGTCACGGCGATGAGGCCGCCGTCGCCGCCAAAGCCTTGCACCTCCTCAAGCACGCGCGCGGTGGCGTCGCTAAGACTCCAACCGCTCTCGAGCAGCCAGGCCAACTGCCGGGCGCTGACGCCGCGGATAAAGGACTCGCCGTGGCCGGTGCAGGACAGGGCGACGCGAGCGTCCGCCCAGGTGCCCGCGCCGATGAGCGGCGAGTCGCCGAGGCGGCCGGGCGC
The Deinococcota bacterium DNA segment above includes these coding regions:
- a CDS encoding isoaspartyl peptidase/L-asparaginase, which encodes APGRLGDSPLIGAGTWADARVALSCTGHGESFIRGVSARQLAWLLESGWSLSDATARVLEEVQGFGGDGGLIAVTAEGRLCAAYNAPSMAYAWRRESGGDARVGLEPGVHVL